One Chaetodon auriga isolate fChaAug3 chromosome 14, fChaAug3.hap1, whole genome shotgun sequence genomic window carries:
- the crip2 gene encoding cysteine-rich protein 2 produces the protein MASKCPKCDKTVYFAEKVSSLGKDWHKLCLKCDRCNKLLNAGGHAEHDGRPYCHKPCYAALFGPKGVNIGGAGSYVYDTPANNNPSPTSVDSAPKAEEKRVFAPKAPSKAGSITTFSGEANLCPRCNKKVYFAEKVTSLGKDWHRPCLRCERCSKTLAPGSHAEHDGQPYCHKPCYAVLFGPKGVNTGGVGSYIYDKEPSAVTQP, from the exons CTGAAAAGGTGTCATCACTGGGGAAGGACTGGCACAAGTTGTGTCTCAAGTGTGACCGCTGCAACAAGCTCCTGAACGCCGGAGGCCACGCCGAG CACGATGGAAGGCCTTACTGCCACAAGCCGTGCTATGCTGCCCTCTTTGGACCAAAAG GTGTGAACATTGGTGGAGCCGGCTCTTACGTGTACGATACTCCAGCCAACAACAACCCGTCTCCCACTAGTGTGGATTCAGCCCCTAAAGCTGAGGAGAAGCGAGTGTTTGCACCCAAGGCACCATCAAAAG CTGGCAGCATCACCACTTTTTCCGGAGAGGCCAACTTGTGTCCCCGCTGCAACAAGAAGGTGTACTTTG CTGAGAAGGTGACATCACTGGGTAAGGACTGGCATCGACCCTGCCTGCGCTGTGAGAGGTGCAGCAAGACTCTGGCTCCTGGCAGCCACGCAGAG CACGACGGCCAGCCTTACTGCCACAAACCATGCTATGCTGTCCTCTTCGGGCCCAAAG GCGTGAACACTGGTGGTGTGGGCAGCTACATCTATGACAAGGAGCCCAGTGCAGTGACCCAGCCTTGA